The following proteins are encoded in a genomic region of Bacillus sp. Marseille-Q1617:
- the hemC gene encoding hydroxymethylbilane synthase has product MRKIIVGSRRSKLALTQTNWVIDQLKAIDPSYDFEVKEIVTKGDQILDVTLSKVGGKGLFVKEIEQAMMDKEIDMAVHSMKDMPAVLPEGLTIGCIPEREDHRDAFISKNHVALKDLPSGAIVGTSSLRRGAQILSVRPDLEIKWIRGNIDTRLSKLQNEDYDAIILAAAGLSRMGWTSDVVTEFLDPDLCLPAVGQGALSIECREDDEELLDLLNQFADEETTQTVTAERAFLHKMEGGCQVPIAGYAELKDNGEVALTGLVASPDGHTIYKEYMTGTDPQTVGEKVAESLTELGAKALIDKVKEELDQ; this is encoded by the coding sequence ATGAGAAAAATCATTGTAGGTTCAAGACGCAGTAAATTAGCACTTACACAAACAAATTGGGTGATCGACCAGCTGAAGGCAATCGATCCCTCTTATGACTTTGAAGTAAAGGAAATCGTGACAAAAGGGGATCAAATCCTGGATGTCACACTTTCCAAGGTAGGCGGAAAAGGCTTGTTTGTAAAAGAAATCGAGCAGGCCATGATGGACAAAGAAATCGACATGGCTGTCCACAGCATGAAAGATATGCCGGCTGTTCTGCCTGAAGGCCTTACGATCGGATGTATACCAGAACGTGAAGATCACCGTGATGCGTTCATCAGTAAAAACCATGTTGCCCTGAAGGACCTTCCTTCCGGTGCCATTGTCGGCACAAGCAGTCTGCGAAGAGGGGCACAGATTCTTTCCGTGCGTCCCGACCTGGAAATCAAATGGATTCGCGGGAATATCGACACACGTCTTTCCAAGCTTCAAAATGAAGACTATGATGCCATTATCCTGGCGGCTGCAGGGCTTTCACGCATGGGCTGGACAAGTGATGTCGTGACTGAATTCCTTGATCCGGATCTTTGTCTTCCAGCTGTCGGTCAGGGGGCACTGTCAATCGAGTGCCGAGAAGATGATGAGGAGCTTCTGGATTTATTGAATCAATTTGCTGATGAGGAAACAACTCAGACCGTTACGGCCGAAAGAGCCTTTCTGCATAAGATGGAGGGCGGATGCCAGGTTCCTATTGCCGGATATGCGGAGCTTAAAGACAACGGTGAAGTGGCGCTGACAGGCCTTGTGGCTTCTCCTGACGGCCACACAATCTATAAGGAATATATGACAGGGACAGATCCTCAAACTGTTGGTGAAAAAGTAGCGGAAAGCTTGACGGAGCTTGGTGCCAAAGCACTCATTGACAAAGTGAAAGAGGAGCTTGATCAATAA
- a CDS encoding uroporphyrinogen-III synthase, which translates to MNGEKPLDQIKVLITRGKEGAKDLSSLIEGNGGVPVVIPLLDFKSYDDPRGTSLLSSIHNYEWIIFTSKNGVSFFLDQLEKHNIKSSSLSAKFAAVGTKTERYCENRGLPVSFVPEDFTGDDFVQPFITKGKPGGKVLIPKGNLARDVIAKELNASGIHCDEWIVYETILPQESIGNLKEVISEGSVDILTFTSSSTVHHFMKVIERYSLHAYIRNLPAACIGPLTKKTAEEYGFHVKICPNTYTVDDMVAEIIQYAAAANDKS; encoded by the coding sequence ATGAACGGTGAAAAGCCTTTAGATCAAATAAAGGTACTCATCACCAGGGGAAAAGAGGGAGCCAAGGATTTGAGCTCCCTTATTGAGGGCAATGGAGGGGTTCCTGTAGTGATCCCCCTCCTGGACTTCAAATCATATGATGATCCACGGGGAACGTCGCTGTTATCATCAATACATAACTATGAATGGATCATATTCACCAGTAAAAATGGAGTGTCATTTTTTCTGGATCAATTAGAAAAACACAATATAAAATCATCTTCGCTGTCTGCCAAATTCGCTGCAGTCGGGACTAAAACAGAAAGGTACTGTGAAAACCGCGGTCTGCCCGTTTCATTTGTGCCGGAAGATTTTACAGGGGATGACTTTGTGCAGCCGTTCATTACCAAGGGGAAGCCTGGCGGTAAAGTGCTGATTCCAAAAGGGAACCTGGCGAGAGATGTCATTGCAAAAGAGTTGAACGCGTCGGGGATCCACTGTGATGAGTGGATCGTGTACGAAACGATCTTACCGCAGGAAAGCATCGGAAATCTTAAAGAAGTGATCTCGGAAGGAAGCGTTGACATCCTTACCTTCACCAGTTCATCCACCGTCCATCATTTTATGAAGGTGATTGAAAGATATTCCCTTCATGCGTATATTCGGAACCTTCCGGCAGCATGCATCGGCCCTCTCACCAAAAAGACGGCAGAAGAGTACGGATTTCATGTAAAAATTTGTCCAAACACGTATACTGTAGATGATATGGTCGCAGAAATCATACAGTATGCGGCTGCAGCCAATGATAAATCATGA